Within Anolis sagrei isolate rAnoSag1 chromosome 3, rAnoSag1.mat, whole genome shotgun sequence, the genomic segment accccccccccaaaactttaTTGTCACCAAGAGTTTAGAATTTTCTCAAGTTGTTTAGATTGTTGGGGgaggcaaccttctcaagcctcctctatatgatgtttgtctgctttgtaatgtgttgttttataacctgaagtatatgtcttatttgatttgtagtttccttatctctatatacctaaagcagtgggaggggctacagatcACGTGACTGACTCAGTGACAGTTTTAAATATTCAGGTTTAAACATGAAGACAGTTAGGGAATGTCTGTTGAGGAATGACTCTTAGAGAAGTGTGTTGGTTTTTGAATGAGCTTGAGTATAGAAGTCTGTCAGGGTGCAGAAGTTCATGTTAGGAAGTTAGAAACCGTTGagaattgtgttttatttgaaagtaaactcTTATTAAAGAGAGCTGTATAAAGCTACACACTTTATGAAGAAACTGTTAAAGATTATAAGTTCAAGATACAAACTCTCTGAAACGTCACTGAAGGTTTTAATGCTcgacaagaaatgtgcctgtatctttAAATACACAAAAGTTATCAGTAAACCAAACTTGTTATCTTTAAAAGAAGTCTGCTTGCATCGTTGCCTGCTGAAAGCCTCAAATAGAAACAAAATATCTACATTCTCAGCAATCATAAATTACCAAATAAGCTTTGCTACCCCAAttaggttgtgatcctaacagttcaTGATCTATATATGCAGTTATCCTAACAAGTCATAATCCATTATCCCCAATATAGATTAAAACTCTTATGCTGGGGAGGGAGGGACATTTCAAAGTTATTTGATGCAAAATGTTTATAGTAGTAGCCAATAAAGCTagctattaaaaaaaacacatgggtcacaaatactttttttctcttaattctgtttttaaaccCTTCCTCATACTTCTTCAGCATGAACGATTTTCTATTCCAAACTCCACCTCTGATGTTGAAAACCATTAAACTGAACTCTTAGATCAGATCACAGGTTCCTTTGTATGACAAAATGAACCTGTCAGAGGTTTAAAAACACCTTGATGCAAACTATGAGCTTAACTTGGGCCTCTAATCATTGGCCATGTTGCAGTCAAGACCCTATGGTTTTGCAACAGCCTCAGATGCACTCCGAAATCAGCAGTTTTTTTTTCAGAACCCATAATTTGCATCATACAAAGCTTCTACACACATGCATGAGCACATACACACCCCACCCACCCATGCTACTTTCCCATTTAATATCAAATTTCCCACTGAAAATAACATTTCCCATTTAAAATcaaatttacacacacacacaacacatccGCCTCATGACCTCTATTTCATCATTTCTAAGAGTCAGATTAATGTACCTCTATGCCAAAGACAAGCTACAAGTTTTGTCCACTTGCAAAATGAACGACAGCTGAAATTCAGAAGTTACTACAACCTTCTACAGTAGGGTTCTCTCGTTGTTTTCAAGGATATGCCTTGTAAAGAAACAACTATAATTTAAAATCAGTAAAGTCTGCTTTTTAAATGAAGTGAACCATGACTATATAATTTTCTATGATGGAGACATTACACAATGGCACCGGCTATCAATCTCTCAAATGTAGAAGAGTATTATTTTGTTCATAAATTCAGTGTCATATATCTACATACCTTATTAATTTTTTCTTTGGGGTGTGTCAATAGAGCAGGGAAGTGTGAAAGAGCTTCACAGTTCAGAACTACCTGGGTCTGTGCATCAGTGCCAGTAACAATATTGCCTACAGCTCTGAGCGCAGCTGTCTGAAAAgcaaaacattttgaaagttAAAAGTAGGTTATGCACTCACATGTTTCAAAGCAAAGTATCAGCTTGCAAAGTCTACTACAGTTTAACTGACAAAAGCGTTAAATAATTATCTATATCCTCAATCGTATTAAATATATCTTTATTAGGTTTGTTTAAAAAAGGCAGATACGGGGAAACTTCAAATGTAACACAGTGATCTTTCTAATAACTCTCCAGTCTCAGAAATCCTATTTGCCATTTTATGAGAACTGAAACAGATCATAAGGTGTTTTTTTAAACATAGATGTTACATACCAAATAGAGCACATGACAACAGCCCATTCTCATTACATTTCAATTTATCAGTGACTTCTTACAGttagaaaataaaaatggaaggacCCAGAAGCTATTTTAACCCATTTTGACTGACATGTTAAAGACAAATGGAAATAATCTATGCCACTGTATGATTTCTTAAATGTAAACTATCAAACATAGTATCTTCAGATAAAAGTGAGTTTGTAGAATACTCACTTGTACTTTAACttcctgatggctgagaagaggaACCAAATGCGGAACGATTCCAGAATCTATCACCATCTGAATCTGTTCATTGCCTGAATCAGTTAGGTAGGAGAGGGCCCAGACTGTATCTACCAATatctaaaatgtttttaaaaaacaatgcatTAGAGTAATACAAGCAGACAATATTCTGTAAGACAATCAGGTATGCATAGTTACATTTTAAATTTAagattattattttctctctgcATCTTGAATATATTACATCTGCTGTGCCATGCAATAAAGCATGGCAAGTCAATTAAAGAGAAAGGTAGATTTGTGGCAACATCTGACCAAAGCCTCTATTGATCGTTTCAGACATGTTTTCCTAGCATTTCCACCTGAAGTGCTAAAAAGAAGTTGATGAAATTCCAGTCCACAACTAGGACACGTATTCAACTATCTTAGATGTAATTACTCTTATCCACCACAACATTGATTGCTGATGAATAAGCAAATAAGGTAATGTTGCATATAAGTAgaacaaggattgctttttaaatatttgattgTAACCATTCAATAAGTAACTTGTGAAATATTCAGATACTCACATTTACATCTGTGTGGTGAATTAAAACACAGAGTGCTGGGAGAATCTGGAGAAAACAGAAAAGGGTATTAAACATTTTGCAGTGTACCAGAAGGTGACATAATTTCAGCAAGAAATGAAGTAAGCGGTTTACCTCCTGTATGGTTTCCATTGGTGGAGGTGGGTCTTTGTGACGGCACAAGTTGACCATTACCCAAGTAACATTTCTTAAGAAAGTTATTGGAATAGATGGGCTGATGAAGGACAGCAGAGGTTTCACCACTCCAAGACTAATGACATAATCTCTACATTGGGGTCCATCACCtgcataaacataataataataatgaggaggaggagggggagaagaatTTATTTCTAGATGCCTTCTCTCCCTGGAGcggtttacacacacaaaaagacaagcattcaatgcctcaggtgagtacaaaggtatcaaaataatacacaataaagcaacagtaataacagcGAGCTTACGACAAAGAATTAAGaattgtgatgaaaaataaaacaaaacaaatctgatAATGTTATTTTAGCAGGAAAGTGAACTCAGTGGTAGTAGGCCTCACTgtaggagaaaggcctcagtgagagGTAGACCTTCTTATGAGAAGGCCTCGTGtctgaagctccagtgtgaaggctgaactttgtgttatggaaaccttgtttttgtaaatagtgcaaccatattattttgctaaaaGGAAAGCCTcccatggaagagataacattggcctgtgtgtttttgtttctttcttatcactttgggctaccgGTGCTAATTTACTCTGctatgcatttatgaggagggtctttgttattaagcccactcgCAGAACAAACTCTTAAGTTCAAGGAACAGCTCAGCATAGCTTAAGTGTGTTCAGTTTTCCAAGAAAgtggaaaaaacaaaagaaatttaaTACATTTAACTAGAGTTGGTCTTCAGGTGTTCATGCTCTTTATTCTGCCATACTTGAACCTGTTATGACCTAGTAACTGGTTTAATATCTTGTTCGGATTTATAGGCAGAACTGGATACAAAAACTATTATTGTGTCTCAGGGTTCCCAGTGTAATAAAATACCTAGGATGCTATGCACAATAAATAGCATTTACTTGAAAAAGGACAAAACAAATCATCTGAACAGTCTGACTGTATACTAGGGAAATGATTTTCGATTGTTTAGTGTAACAACTTTAAGAACATAGTATTAATGTTATTATAGAAACATCACTCTTTTACACATTGAACCTTACTTCAATACCTAAGGTGTTAGACTACAGTCAGAATAAATGACTGCTCTTTGAGATGTATGGAGACAAGGATGTTGTGACTTCAATAATGCATTTTATACCTGATTTTTGCTTGCTTGACTTTTCATGTGCCTGCATAAAACATACCACCGGGGGTATACTCAAGAAGCAAGACTATTTTCAAGGCATTTTTGGACAAAATTAGTTTTCGTAAAGCAATACAAATCTAGGCAGCTCATTTGTTTTCTGGCAAGAGGTGCCTGGAATTCGGATATAAACTGTAACTCACCTATGATATTGCCTAAAGCCCATACTGCCTGCTCACAAACATTCTGATGGGGCGAATGCAGCAGCCTCAAGAAAAGCGGAACAGCatctgcaaaacaaacaaagacattgCTGAACCTCAAGTTAACATCTGCTAGCAACATTTAAGACAATTATTTAAAAATCTGCAGGATCTGAAAGGCCTATCTTCTTTTACAGGTTTTAAGACTGCAAATCATGCCAGTTAGCAGGCTATTCTTAAATTTCATGGTTGTCATCCAACTTTACAGAATTTCAGGATCTTACTGCAAATAATTTTACGTTGTTTTTAAACAgtgttgttttaatatgttaaATTAATTTAACaacttttattattaaaatttaaTTCATGTAcccaattttaattaatattgcaAGCCTCCTTGCATCAACAGAAAGGTGAATTAAAAGTTGGATTAAATTTGTTTGGCTCGTTCAAGCAAAAGGCTGGATttgcactgaatgaaaatactatTTCCATGCTTGGAATTCTCTTTGCTTTTGCTTAATGGTTAAAAATACTATAGTACACTACTTTTCCAAGCGATCTGATATGGAAGACCAgcaagattccccccccccccccaaaaagcggGTCAAAAATTCATAATATATATCTATGCCCATTCATTAcaattgtttccttctttcctgggGACCTGCAGCCAATGGCTCAGACACCTGTACGGTCCTTGAATGACACAACTTGAAGTAACATCGACATAGGGAACAATACGATAATCTGTTCCTCTGCAAGCAGCTCAGTTTAGATGTGGGGAAAGGAGGATTAAAAATGAATAAGCACGAGAGCCTGGAAGCACCAGATTCTGTGCAATTTTGGAAACGAAGCAAGTCCTGGTTAGTGTTTGGATGGGGGGgttgccaatgaataccaagtgctgaAGGCTTtatttcataggaaggaactggcaaaaccacttctgaggattctttgcctaagaaaaccctatgaaattcatagagtAGCCATGAGTCAGCAAGCAGCTTGAAGGCATgagtgcacacatatacacacacagttgTATCTGGCCCATCGTCAAAAGGTTCCCACCCCTGCATAAAGACCAACTAATTAGAATGTATTTACAGATACTCTTGAGCAAAGAATGTAATACTGTGATATTTGCCAAATTTTACAATGGCATGTGCCTACATAAATGCATTaaatacttatttacttactggACTGGACTACAGCCTGTGTTTGTTCAGAGGTTCCAGATGCAATATTTGTCAGTGCCCACGCTGCTTCAAATTGTAAAGATGGACTAACAACACACAAAGAGACAAGACTTTAGTTTCACCCCAGTACTTTTAAATGCCCATTTGTGTAAGGAACTATTCTCATACTTACTTGTCATCTCTTTCAAGACAGTGCACTAATATTGGTAATATTCCAGATTTTATTAAGTCGTCAATTGGTGGGTTGCGATCACTGGAGAGTAGCTTTCTGTTGTAAAAACATACAGAAGTGAATCACGTTGCATGAAAAGCTCAGAGGGCCCCATTTCAACTTTCCAACGGCATTATATTCAAATTTATTACCTCTCCAAAAAGTTAATAGCAGCTAGTTAGGATTTAAGTTCAAACTATTTGCAAACACTATTACAGATTCAAATGCCATAAAAATATGGAAGATAACTAAAATGCTGAATAGGAAAATATACATGCACCATGTAGCTTAAGAAAACCACCCCATGATAGTTtattcttttacttccattgtaTTTCACACATTAACAAGGGCAGAAATGGCAGCTGTTTTCTCCCCTAATCCCACAGTAGTCAAGGGCATGCTAATGATGAATttagcagaatagaggggtagcattacttccttagatctagacatcaataggagcatagtgtctagatctaaggaagtaatgctacccctctattctgctttggttagaccacatctggaatattgtgtccaattctgggcaccacaattcaagagagatattgacaagctggaatgtgtccagaggagggcgactaaaatgatcaagggtctggagaacaagccctataaggagcgtcttagggaactgggcatgtttcgcatgaagaagagaaggctgagaggggatatgatagccatgtataaatatgtgagaggaagccacagggaggagggagcaagcttgttttctgcttccttggagactaggacgcggaacaatggcttcaaactacaattattattattttatttttttattagatgcacttattgaccgccattctcagcccttacgggcggctcatggcggtgtacagtacacataaaaagacagttacagaggccagtatcaacaacatatgactatacaacaaatacaaactacataaaaatccgcttcgtctcttagtagaatcatagccagtctcattttccttataccattccagttctcattaccgtaatgttgttgcttagcacttaattaaatgccctctcgaacagccaggtcttaaggctttttcgaaaggacatgagggagggcgcctgtctgatgtgtgccgggagagtgttccacagccggggggccaccaccgagaaggccctctccctcgtccccgccagctgtgcctgtgatgcaggcgggatcgagagaagggcctccccagacgatacaagagaggagattccatctgaacattaggaagaacttcctgactgtgagagccgttcagcagtggaactctctgccccggagtgtggtggaggctccttctttggaagcttttaagcaaaggctggatggccatctgtcaggggtgatttgaatgcaatattcctgcttcttggcagggggttggattggatggcccatgaggtctcttccaactctttgattctatgattctatgactctaatgAGGCATACAGAAGAGAAATAATATTCCATGCTGATGCCAGTGGTACTTAAAGAATTGTTCCAATCTACTTCCAAGTATTGAAAATTTATGTTTAAATATATTTCctctttatctcccccccccctccacccccgATTTTTAAACGCCGTAACTGGAGACTCAGGTGTATGAGAAAAAAAGACATAAAAGTAATTTTCAAAGTAGCCATGTTACTTTCTTGCAGCATGAAAGAGGAAcgaaggggagagaaaaaaaggaacatGGTAGCactttaaaaactgtttttatgTTTGCATAAAAAgtagatataaacccatttcttcAAACATAGTACCAAGTGGTATTAGGCTTCAAATATtgccgccccgagtcgcctttgggctgatatgggcgggatagaaatagtgtaaataataaataaatataaggtcAGGTtccttacctgtaaccatgtttttCAAGTGGTACTCTGTGAACCTACAcatatggagtatctgtgccTGCGCAGGCTCCAAGGGAAAACTTCTTCACCTGAATCTTTTAAATTTTGGCAGTAATCCCGCCCACTCCTTCCAGGTCATAAAAGGAAGCCCTGGCTGTAGGCCCACCAGTTCCTTTGccgcaaaggaagtgagaaagggGGAGGTTTgcaagaggggaggaagggagcgtttgtgtggattcacagagtACACATGGTTACAGTAAGCAACCTGACCTTTTTTTTCGTgttctctgtgaatgcacacagatggagaCTAGCATGCTAAAATCCTGGTAGGTGGAACATATAGCAAACCAACACCATTTAAGTGTAAACAGTACAACTTTTGTCTTTCTGGTTTGGCAAGTTCTGTCCCTATAGGGCCCTTCTGACGTCGAGAAGGTGAAACCGTTTCTCCAGAGACAAAGAGGGGTTCTGGAAAAAGCCAGAGAGGAAGGTGATGTAGGTAGGGAGAACAGCTTGGTCTTGAACAAAAAGCAGGTAAGACGTGTTGATTTGAAGTGCCATCAACTCAAACAAGTGGCGGGCCGAGGTGATCACCAAAAGGAAGGCCAGTTTCCATGAGAGGAGGCAGAGGTCCAATGTGGCAAGCAGCTCAAAAGGAGAACTGGAGAGGTGAAAAAGAACAAGTTCAGGATTCCATCCCGGAGTGGCGGCTGAACTGGTGAATGTAGATTTGTATATCCTTTGTGGAAAGTTTTGACCATGTGGTTCTGGAACAGGGAGGGGAACATGGTGGCATGTTGTTGTAAGGACCAAGAGATGGCTGCGAGTAGGACTTTACTTGAGGCAAGGGCAAAGTTTTGTTGCACCAAGGTAAGTAACAAGTCCACTACTATCGGTACCAATGAGTTGAGCAGGAATTCACCTAGGGATCGAAAGAAGTCCTGGAAGCGAGCAAGCTTataggtgatttttttttgtcactgGTTTGTGTGCCACTCTAAGGATGGAGCAGAGAGCAGGTTGTAGAAGTTTCAAGTCACTATTTTCCATGGTGTGAGGGGAAGAGAGTGAGCATCTGGGTGGAGAAGGCAGTCCTGCTCCTTGGTGAGGAGGTGGGGCAGGGGAGTTAGGGCATGAAGGATGCCTCGGGATAGTGCGAGGAGACGTGGGTACCATGGCTGTCGGGGCCAAGCTGGGGCTATCAGGATGCAGTTCATGCCAGGGAATTGTAGCCTCTCTACCTCTTTGAGAATAAGTGGAATtggagggaagaggtagaggaagGCTGACGACCGGTTGAGGAGAAAAGTGTCTCCGAGGCACCCCTTGGCATGGTTGGGGGGAAGTCGGGCTCCATATTGAGGGAGTACAGCATTCTAAGGGGAAGCAAAGAGATTGATGTCCGGCCAGCCCCAGTCATCGAAGAGAGTGTGGCATTCCCTTGGGTTGAGTTTCCACTCATGGAACATTGTTTTTGTCCGAATGAAAGTGTTGAGATCGCCAGAGACTGTTGGTAGAGTAGAGTAGCCTTGAGGCACGCTGCCCTGTTCTTCTGAGCTTGTGCTGTAAAGGTCAAGAAATGGCGGCAAGTCCCAACAACGTAGCTTTTACCAAGGCAGAGAAGGCTCTTTTACCAAGGCAGAAAAGGCCTGAGTCAGGGGTTTTTGTGGCACACTGAGTGCACTGCTTGAAGCAAGTTGTAGACATCGTCaacaaagtttccaaagaagctgTGTGGCGGAAAAAGGAATTGGGGGACATGCAGCCAGGCCTTCTTCTTATGCCCTGGGAGAAGTGACCAGGATTACTGCCAAAATTTAAAAGATTCCCTGAAGAAATTTTCTGTTGGAGTCTGTGCAGGCGCAGAtactccatatgtgtgcattcacagaatCCACAAAGAAAAAAAGTGTATTTATACTTTCCTGGGAACTGAATGGAATACAAATAATAACTCATGCCTTAAATTTCTTTCACATATTACTTTCCTTCACTAACACACTAACTGACCACTGTGATGAAGTGAAAGATCTCTATCACCTGATGCTGCAAAAATCTAGTGCAAGGGGTATGATTTGCACCTTTCTGGATCCTATTATATTCCATCCCATTCACACATCCATATAAATATGCTGTGTACCTGAGTCCTTAACACCACTCAGGTTGATTGACATCTACTATAGTTTGTTCTTCCCATTCTTTCCACCTTTTTAATCCGTCAAAATACAATTTGTAGGCATTTTAAAactatttgcattgttttaacaTACAGATAATTAATTTATGTCTAGTCCTTTTTTTCCTAATTTTATGAATAAAATGTTAAGATCACTATCTTTCTGCGGTAACTGAAGGAGAACTGTGCTCGTGGAGGTCTGCTATTCCTTAGAAAAAGGTAACAGTTCCCATTCTTGTATCTTGTGCACAGGTGATGGGGTGGTCAATTttccaaaatttgccaaaatTCAGCAGCACTAAGCAGGGTGAAGTGCAGACTGGAATGGATTTGAGGGGAATGGAATCTGCCTAGGTGTTTCACAGTACAAGTAGTTTGCTACTTCATATAATcttttggaagagaccttgtgggccatccagtccaaccccctgccaagaagcaggaacattgcatttaaagcacccctgacagatgtctacccatcctctgtttcaaaacctccaaaggaggatccttcaccacaccccagggcagagagtttcactgctgaacagctctcacaattacaaagttcttcttaatgttcaggtggaatctcctttcctgtagtttgaagccattgtcctagtctccagggcagcagaaaacaagtgtcctccctcctccctatgacttcccctcacatatttatatatggctatcatgtgtcctctcagccttctcttctgcggaCTAAACCATACAGACAGTAGCAGAATCAACATttgaaggcaaaataaaatacaattacaatttTGATGAATAAATTATACACCCACAGGAAACTGTTGTGAAAAAAAGAGGAGCCTTACCTTGCAGCCTGTACTGCACTTAATTGGATACCTTGGTTGTCACTTGAAGCAttctatgaaatgaataaaatacattttgaatTCAGGGCTTTACAGTACAAACAAAATTTTAAGTAACCAAGCATAGCTATTTACCTGCACAATTGCCTCCAGAGATGTGTTTTGCTGCAACAAATATCAAAGCGTTAGAGCTAGTTACAAAGAGGTACATATGTTAAATTTCATATAGCATACTGGTTCTTACCACCCTGAAGTCGCCATCTATATCAGAATCTTCACAGATGTCTTCATGAGGTACATTTCTTCTCTTTAACAGATGCTCATCTCGTTTGttcttttaaaagcaatatatgaaattgtattatttatttttggcaAATGAATTAATGTCTTAAGAACATATAGTTAATACATCACAAATAATGAACTTAATGAGTTATTCTGAGCTGTAACAATGcagaaaataacataataaagtcAGATAATGAAAAGAACACATAACATTTCTTATTTGCTCACATTATGCTTGGAGACATTCTGAGGCAGTAAAGCATGTGAGAAATTATTTTTCAAGTTGTGCATTTTTCTCTGATTTAAATATATTACAAACTCATAATATAAGGAAGGatagatatacagatagataaatagatacacaCCAGCTTCATATAGTCCCTTCCTTACTCCAAAGATTCAGATAATCAAGAATGCAAACATgttagagaaaataaaataacatatagaTAT encodes:
- the KPNA4 gene encoding importin subunit alpha-3, which translates into the protein MADNEKADNQRLKNFKNKGRDLETMRRQRNEVVVELRKNKRDEHLLKRRNVPHEDICEDSDIDGDFRVQNTSLEAIVQNASSDNQGIQLSAVQAARKLLSSDRNPPIDDLIKSGILPILVHCLERDDNPSLQFEAAWALTNIASGTSEQTQAVVQSNAVPLFLRLLHSPHQNVCEQAVWALGNIIGDGPQCRDYVISLGVVKPLLSFISPSIPITFLRNVTWVMVNLCRHKDPPPPMETIQEILPALCVLIHHTDVNILVDTVWALSYLTDSGNEQIQMVIDSGIVPHLVPLLSHQEVKVQTAALRAVGNIVTGTDAQTQVVLNCEALSHFPALLTHPKEKINKEAVWFLSNITAGNQEQVQAVIDANLVPMIIHLLDKGDFGTQKEAAWAISNLTISGGKDQVAYLIQQNVIPPFCNLLTVKDAQVVQVVLDGLSNILKMAEEEAETIANLIEECGGLEKIEQLQNHENEDIYKLAYEIIDQFFSSDDIDEDPSLVPEAIQGGTFGFNSSANVPAEGFQF